DNA from Nitriliruptor alkaliphilus DSM 45188:
CCTCCTGGTGGTCGGCACGCTCATCGGTGCGTTCGCGCAGTTCGCGGCCAGCGGGTTCTCGATGGGCAGCGACCGGCCGGCCGCGCTGTACCTGAACCCCTTCTACGCCCTCGCGGACGCCACCAACGCCACCACCGGGTTCGGCGGGCAGCTGCCGTCGGTGCTGACCCCCTTCGCCGCGGCGCTGCCCGGCGACCGGTTCGGTGACCCGTTCGGCGAACCGGTCGACCGACCGATGATGGTCGAGGAGGCCGGCGTCGTCGGCATGGTCGAGGCGGATCTCCAGCCGCTGCCGGCCGGTCCCGAACGCCGCTCCGGTGACGCCGTCTGGCCGTGGACCCTGCTCTGGTACACGCTGCTGGCGGGCCTGAGCCTCACCCTCGCGTCGCGTTCCCTCGGGCCGCGCGACGGCGTCCGGGAGACCTGAGGTGGCGGCGCCCGCGGACCTCCCGACCCGACCGTCGCCGCCCGCCGCGCCGGTGGCTACCCCGGCCCTCGACCGGCTGCTGGTGCGGTGCCGGCGCCACCTGCGCCTCGTGCGGGTGGTGGCGGTCGCGCCGGCGGCGATCGGCATCCCAGCCGCCGCGGCGGCCGCGTTCGGCCTGGCCGCACAGCTGGTGGTCCTGCCGCGGATCGGGGTCCACGTCCTCGTGGTGGCCGCCGTCACGAGCGTGGCGTGGCTCACCGGGGTGGCGGTGCGACGGGTGCCCCTCGCGTGGGCGGCACGGGCCGCCGACGGGTGGCTCGGCGGGGCCGACCGCTACGCCACCGCGTTCGAGCAGCGATCCGCCCCGGCGGGGCCGGTCGCGGTCGACCAGGTCCTCGGCACCGAGGAGGCGGCCTCCCGGGCCACCGGTCGGCTCAGCCCGCTGCGGCCACCGCGTCGCCCGACGGTCCTCGCAGGTCTCGCCGTCGTCCTCGCCGTGTGGCTCGTGCTGCTGCCGGACGCGCACGCCGATCTCCGTCAGCAGCGGGCGCAGGAAGCGGCCGCGGTCGAAGCCGTCGCCGACGAGCTGGCGGCGGCCGCCGATGCGCTCGACGCGGCCGACCCGGCCGCGGCTGCCGCCGCCGAACGGCTGCGCGAGATCGCCGCGGAGCTGGACGAGCGGTCGTTGGAGGAGGCGCTCGACGCGCTCGCCGAGGCGCGCGGTGAGTTGGCCCGCGAGCTGGACCCGGACCGTCGTGGGAGCCGCGCGGCGCTCGACGGTCTCGCGCGGGAGCTCGGCCGCGAACCGCTCGCTGAGGGTGACACGGTCGCGGCCCAGCTCGAGGCGCTCGCCGCCGGCCTGGCCGGTGGTCTGCCACCGGACCCGGACGCGTTGGCCGACCGGCTGCAGGAGCTCGCCGACGCCGTCGCGGGCGGGCAACCGCAGATCGCCGAGGGGCTGGCCGAGGCTGCCGGTGCACTGCGCCGTGGCGATGCGGGTGCGGCGGCCGCCGGTGCGAGCGCCGCCGCAGCCGCCGTCGGCAGCGCACAGGCGGCGGCGCTCGAACAGCTCGCACTCGAGTCCGCCGACGCCGCACTCTCGGACGCCCAGGCCGGGCTGCGGAGCGGCGAGGCCCGCGGCCAAGGGCAGGGCCAAGGGCAAGGGCAAGGGCAAGGGCAGGGCCAAGGCCAAGGCCAAGGGCAGGGCCAAGGCCAAGGCCAAGGCCAAGGCCAAGGCCAGGGCCAAGGCCAAGGACAAGGCCAGGGCGGCGGACGCGGCTCGACGGGTGAGGCCGGGCAGGGCGGCAGCAGCGACGTGACCCAGGATGGCGACGGGGCGCACGGCCGGGGCCGCGACCTCGACACCGTCTTCGCACCCCCGAACGGTGTCGGGGACACCGAGGCGTGGCAGCTGCCCGGTGCCGACTCCGGCGCTGGTCCCGAGGCCGACGCCGGCAAGGCGCTCGGTCAGGGCGAGAACGTGCCGGCGCTCGTGCCCTACCTCGACGTGCTCGGCAGCTACCGCGACGCCGCGACCCGCACCATCGAGCGTCCCGGTTTCCCCGCCGCCCGCCGCGACCTCGTCCGCGACTACTTCGACAGCCTCGCCCGCTGACCACCCCGCCGCTCAGATGCAGTCACGGTGACTGCAACCGGGCACCACACCACCGACGACCACCGACCCGCCGCTCAGATGCAGTCACGGTGACTGCAACCGGGCACCACACCACCGACCACCACCGACCGGCCGCACATCACCTGGAGCTGCCCGTGGAACCCGATCGTTTCGCCGAGGTCGTCGCCGGCGTCGAAGCCGAGCTGCGCCGCGTCATCGTCGGTCAGGCCGACCTGGTCCGCGATGTACTGACCTGCCTCGTCGCAGGCGGGCACGTGCTGCTCGAGGGGGTGCCCGGCCTCGGCAAGACCGTGCTGCTGCGGACCCTGGCCGAGACGCTCTCGCTCGACTCGACCCGGCTGCAGTGCACCCCCGACCTGCTGCCCGCCGACGTGGTCGGCACCACGGTCCTCGGCGGTGGCGATCCCGGCGGGGGCGCGTGGCAGGCCAGTTTCGAACCCGGCCCGGTGTTCACCCAGCTGCTGCTGGCCGACGAGCTCAACCGCGCCACCCCGAAGACCCAGTCCGCGCTGCTCGAGGCGATGGCCGAGCGCCGGGTCACCGTCGGCGGGGTGACCCGCGAGCTCCCGAAGCCGTTCTTCGTGATGGCGACCCAGAACCCCATCGAGATGGAGGGCACCTACCCCCTGCCCGAGGCGCAGCTCGACCGGTTCCTCGCCAAGGTGCTGGTCCCCTCCCCGTCCGCCGACGATCTGGTCGAGATCCTCGCCCGCACCACCGGCAACGCCGAGGTCCAGGTCCAGGCCGTCGCCTCGACCGAGGACCTCCTCGCTGCCATGCGGCTGGTGCGGGAGGTCCCGGTCGCCTCGCACGTGCTGCGGCACGTCGCCGAGCTGGTCGAGGCCACCCACCCCGGACGCCCGGCCGCACCGGAGCCGGTGCGCCGGTACGTCGCGCACGGCGCGTCCCCGCGTGGCGCCCAGTCGCTGGTGCTCGCAGCGAAGGCTCGTGCGCTGTTCGACGGGCGGCTGCAGGCCTCCTCCGACGACGTCCGTGGCGTGGCGCCAGCGTGCCTGCGCCACCGGCTGGTCCTGGGCTACGAAGCGGTCGTCGGTGGGGTCACCTCCGACGACGTCGTGGCGACGGTCCTGGAGGCCGTCCCGGCACCGAAGCCACCGGTCAAGGGCCTGGTGTGACGGCCGGCCCGCCGCTGCCGACAGCGCCAGCGCCGACGAGTTCGCTGCCGCTGTCGGCTGCGCTGATCGCGCAGCTCGGTCAGCACCAGCTGGCGCCGACGCGGCGCGTGCGGGGCCGGTTCGCGGGTGCCCACCGCTCGGCGCGGCTCGGCTCGTCGGCCGACGTCGCCGACGTCCGCGAGTACGTGGCGGGTGACGACCTGCGGCGGATCGACCGTGCGGCCTCGCGGCGGCACGGCAAGCTCCAGGTCGCACTGACGGAGGCCGAGGACGACGCGGCGGCACAGGTGGTCGTCGACCGGTCGGCCTCGATGGCTGGGGCCAAGGCGTCCCAGAGCGACCGGCTCGTCGCGGGGCTGGCGGTGCTCGGCGCGCGCGACGGTCTGCGCCTGTGGCTGGCGACGACACCGGCCACGGGGCCGGGTGCGGGCTCGACCGCGCGTCGGACGTCCGCTGGCAGCGGCTGGGCCCGCGGCCAGAACGCGCTGCCGACCGCGTGCACCCTCCTGGAGGCCGCACCGGTCCCGAGCGGCGGGGAGGGGCCCGCCGGGCGTCCGGACCTCGTCGCCGTGGTGCGCCGGGCTGCGCGGACGTCGGCCCAGGGACCGTTGCTGCTGGTCACCGACCTGCTCTTCGACGGGTGGGAGGAGGTGATCGTCGCGGTCGGGGCCGCCCGCCGCGACGCCGTCGTCCTGCAGGTCCTCGGCGACGACGAGCTCGCGCCCCAGCTCGACGGGGACGTGCGTCTCGTCGATGCCGAGACGGGCGCGGAGGTCGAGGTCGGCGCTGACGATCGCACGACCTCGGCCTACGCCGCCGCCCTGCGGGCGCACCTGACCGCCGTGGAGCAGGCCTGCACCGACCACGCGATCGCGCACGTCCTGGTGCCGGCCAGCGCCGACCCGGGCGACGTCCTGCTCGGTGACCTCCGGCTCGCCGGGGTGGTCCGGTGAGGCTGCTGGCCCCCGCCGGCCTGTGGGCCACCGCCGCCCTGGCCCCGCTGGTGGCCTGGTACCTGCTGCGACCGCGCCGACGACGGGTCGTGGTCGGATCCACCTACCTGTGGCGGGCGCTGGACCGACCTGCGACCGCGGCCACGCCCTGGCA
Protein-coding regions in this window:
- a CDS encoding AAA family ATPase — encoded protein: MEPDRFAEVVAGVEAELRRVIVGQADLVRDVLTCLVAGGHVLLEGVPGLGKTVLLRTLAETLSLDSTRLQCTPDLLPADVVGTTVLGGGDPGGGAWQASFEPGPVFTQLLLADELNRATPKTQSALLEAMAERRVTVGGVTRELPKPFFVMATQNPIEMEGTYPLPEAQLDRFLAKVLVPSPSADDLVEILARTTGNAEVQVQAVASTEDLLAAMRLVREVPVASHVLRHVAELVEATHPGRPAAPEPVRRYVAHGASPRGAQSLVLAAKARALFDGRLQASSDDVRGVAPACLRHRLVLGYEAVVGGVTSDDVVATVLEAVPAPKPPVKGLV
- a CDS encoding DUF58 domain-containing protein, producing MTAGPPLPTAPAPTSSLPLSAALIAQLGQHQLAPTRRVRGRFAGAHRSARLGSSADVADVREYVAGDDLRRIDRAASRRHGKLQVALTEAEDDAAAQVVVDRSASMAGAKASQSDRLVAGLAVLGARDGLRLWLATTPATGPGAGSTARRTSAGSGWARGQNALPTACTLLEAAPVPSGGEGPAGRPDLVAVVRRAARTSAQGPLLLVTDLLFDGWEEVIVAVGAARRDAVVLQVLGDDELAPQLDGDVRLVDAETGAEVEVGADDRTTSAYAAALRAHLTAVEQACTDHAIAHVLVPASADPGDVLLGDLRLAGVVR